Within the Leptolyngbyaceae cyanobacterium genome, the region TAGTCTCATCTGATAGTTCGTACCGCAATATTTTACGATTTGAACATCATCAATTACAACTGCCCCGCACCCCTTTAGATTTTGCTCAAAAGCGCCGCGACTATCCAGAAATGAACATCTTACAAGCGCGAGAAGAATTAAAATTAGCTCAATTGAGCAACGATACCAAAAGAATTCGCAAACTTTTAATTCGCATTCATCAAAAAATAGCCTTACCTTTTGCTTGTTTGGCATTTGGCTTAGTAGGGGCTATTTTAGGATGTAGACCGCAACGAACTAACAAAGCCACTGGTTTTGGCGTAAGCGTACTGGTGATTTTTGCTTACTATTTATTAATGTCAATGGGAGATGCACTTGGTTTGAGCGCGGTAATTCCTGCTTGGTTAGCCGCTTGGTTACCCAACATTTTTGGCTTGGGAGTTGGCAGTTTGCTGTTAATCAGGATGTCCTAATCAAGAACAATAGGTGAATTTTTCCTAAAAAAAATGGAAGTTAATAGCAAAGCAAGTTATTCTAAACAGTAGAAGCATCTATCTTGCTGGTCAATAGTTCATCCGGACTCCTGCCATGTCACCTTCTCCCGTACCCCCCGCCCGCTTCCGGTATTTAAAAGCACGGTTAAGACCTCTCACAAAGCCAATATTCTGGGGAAGCATCACAGTACTGTCTCTAGGTGGCGCATTGACTTGGGCATACTTCAACCACCCAGAATGGCTGGCGTTGACGGACAACCAGCAAAATTCTCTTAATGCTGATAATCAGCCAGATATTTCCCAAGAAGATCAGTCAATAGGGGCTGATATCGATCGTCTATGGGTATTAGAAAAGGATATAGCTGAAGTAGATCCTATTCAAGTGATTCCTAATACTTCATCTAAGCAAAATACTTTTTTAGATGAAGTGATGAAAAAAAGGCAAGATGGCGAGAGCAATAAATTACCGAGTTTATCGGTAGATAAATTATTGTCAGAGCAAAGCATTGCCAACCCCTTTGCCATCAAAAACTCAAATTTATCCGGTACTAGCGGAATTTCATCTTCTGGAAGACCTTCCCCAGAAAATTATGCCAACCCGATGGGAGAAACTGCACCTAATGGTGTCGGTAACTTCAATTTACCAACCTCAGCGAATCAAAATTCCGGTGCGGCAACAGTCAGTCCATTACAATCAGCTTTAGACCGCAACACTACTGGTAATAGCTCATCAAGAAGGATTCTAAATCGCAACAATAAACCAGTCAGTCCTTTAGAGTCAGCGATCGATCGCGATTCGGCAAACCAATCAAAAAACATTCAAAATTCCGATACTGCATCAGTTAGTCCTTTGCAGTCAGCTTTAGAAGAAAATACCACGAGCAATTTCACGGGTACATCCAAACAGACGATCGCAGAAACATTAGGACAAGCTTCTACTCAATCGTCTCAGCAAGATCCGTCCGGTAGGCTGACTCCCACAGAACCCTATCCCGGTACTCCCGCACAAACCGCAACACCTGCTTACCCATACCAAAGCTTGCCAAGTTATTCCCCTTTACCCGGACAAGGTTACACTCCATCTCCATATCCAATTCCCGGTGCAACTAGTTATAACGTGCCTTATGGTACTAACAATCCGGTTAATTCTTATACTTACTTAAATCAACCCCAAGTACCAACCATAGTAGCGCCACCAGTCCAGGTAAATCCTTCTGTAACAAATGTAACGCCTAACAACTTAGGGCAATCTCCTTTCCAAAGCGCGACCCCTTCTACTGGTTATAGCAATCCCGGATTTAATCCTAATGCTGTTAATTCAGGATTGCAGCCTTACCAAATGCAAACACCATCCAATTTTTCTATTCCCCGTTCGGTTCCGGGTCGGTATATTGGTGGGGGTAGGATCAATACTTTCTCAAATCCATAGTTTTAGGGATTTATCATCAAATAACTCGGCTTATTTTGGGCATTGGGTAGTTTTTTTACCACAGATGCCCACAGATAAACACAGATGCAAACTTATGATAGAAAAGTTGCTTTTGATAATAGGTAGTGAGATGATTTCTTTTTCACCTACTACCTACTACCAGAATAATTAAAAGTGTTTGATTACTGCATCGGCAAATTCAGAACACTTTAAAGGTGGTTCTACGGGTGGGGTCATCAAACGGGCTAAGTCGTATGTGACTTCCCGATTGGCTATTGCATCTCCAATTCCTTTTTTAATTAAATCGGCGGCTTCTTGCCAACCCATATACTCCAGCATCATTACGGCAGATAGAATTACCGAACCCGGGTTAATTCGATCTAAACCCGCGTGTTTGGGTGCGGTACCGTGAGTAGCCTCAAAAATAGCACATTCATCGCCAATATTAGCACCTGGCCCCATACCCAAACCGCCGACGATCGCAGCTGCGGCATCGGATAAGTAATCTCCGTTCAGGTTCATAGTAGCCAGAATAGAGTATTCATCGGGTCGGGTTTGGATTTGTTGGAAAATACTATCGGCGATGCGATCGTTTACCATCACCTTATCTTTCCACTTTCCGTTCCCGTGCGTTTCCCAAATCGAGTTCAGGACATTTTCCACTTCCTGACAAATCGCAGCTTGCTTTTGGGCGGTTAAAGCATCGTATCCAGGCTCGATTTCACGGGCATTATTTTCTAGAGAAATATCCGGGTTTTTTTCCTTATTGCTGAGAATCCAAGATTCCCGTTCCGTGATACACTCCGCCCGAAATTCGCTCTTGACTAACTCGTAACCCCAATCGCGGAATGCTCCTTCGGTGTATTTCATAATATTGCCCTTATGCACCAAAGTGACCATTTGCTTGTGCTTTGGCAGGCGGAGGGCGTGTTTGATAGCGCGACGAATCAGACGCTGGGAACCAGTTTTGCTGATTGGTTTAATTCCAATCCCGGCGTCGAGGGGAATTTGCTTTTTCCCGTGTTCGGGGGTAGCGGGGATTAGCTCTTTATTAAGCAAATCGATTAATCTTTTGCCAATTTCGCTGCCTTGCGGCCACTCGATCCCCAAGTAAATATCTTCGGTATTTTCCCGGTAGACAATCACATCCAGTTTCTCTGGATTTTTATGGGGTGATGGAGTCCCCGCATAATATCGACAGGGACGGATACAAGCATACAAGTCGAAGATTTGGCGCAGCGCCACGTTTAAAGAGCGAATCCCACCGCCGACAGGAGTGGTGAGGGGCCCTTTGATGGCCACACCGTATTCTCTAATAGCCGTTAAAGTATCTTCTGGTAAATATTGGTACGTGCCGTACTTTTCGCAGGCTTCATCGCCAGCGTAAATTTTAAACCAACTGATTTGCCGTTTGCCACCATAGGCAGTTTGAACGGCGGCGTCGATTACCTTTTGAGTAGCGGGCCAAATATCGACCCCCGTGCCATCGCCCCGAATGAAGGGTACGATCGGATTATCCGGGACGATGGGTTCGCCATTGTGGAACGTGATGCGCTCCCCAGTTTCGGGGGGAGTGATTTTTTCGTACATACTGGTAGCAACTCCTAATCACTAGGCAGGGGCGATCGCAATGGAAATTTTTGTTTTGCCACTGAGATTTTATAAGCTACCAGATATTTGGCCTGATAGTAGCTTTGTGCAAACTTTTTCCAAACTACCAATAGCCTCATCAGCTGGGAGAGCATTGAGTTTTGATGTTGGGTCAGATGCAGCGATGGGCAGATGGGGAGAATATTTATCTAAAATTTCCCCTTTCCTTTCCCCCTTTGTTGTGGCTAGAAACTTTTTGATAATGGTCGTAGTTTCTATCAAGGCTTTTTTTGCCGTATGCTAATTATAGTAATCACCATTACGCTCGGTAATGAATATTTGACTGAAAGCAGTACAGTTTAATTAAATGCCGAACGTGCGCCAAGCAAATATTCGATATAAAATTTAACTTTAGCTGTAGCTTTATATGAAACGTATTTTGATAGTTGATGACGATAAAATCTCTCTTACTGTCTTGAGTAGTTACCTAGAAAGACAGGGATACATTGTCGAAAAGACCACTTCTGCCAAAGATGCTTTAATGGCATTTGCTGAAAATACTCCCGATTTGGTAATTTCTGACGTAATGATGCCAGAGATGGACGGATTTGAATTTTGCCGTTATCTGAGATCTACTCGCGAAGGTCAATTAGTGCCTTTTATCTTTTTGTCAGCATTGGGTGAAATAGACCAACGAATTGAGGGGCACATGATGGGGGCAGATGATTATTTAATCAAACCTTTTCAACCACGAGAATTACTGGCAAAAATTGAAGCTCAACTAGAAAGATCGCGCCGCATTCATAGCGAAATCGTGCGCTTAATGCAAAACTATTCTTCTGCTAATACAGGTAACCCTATTCAGCATTCACCACCGCCACCGCCGCTACCTTTAACCGCCGCCGAAGAAAGGGTATTTTGGGAAGTAATTCAAGGTTATACCAACAAACAAATTAGCGAACGTTTGTTTATCAGTCCCCGTACAGTACAGTCCCATCTTAGTAATATACTTAGCAAGTTGCAATTAGAAAATCGCTCTCAATTAGTTCGCTATGCTTTTGAGAGGAATTACCAAGCTCCCACAGAGCAATCTTAATAGGGGTTAGGGGTATAATTACTGGGGGTCTGACGGAGAGAGCGATCGAGGTTAAATTTTGATGATATGATCGATGGTCTTTATAACCTGAGCGAACTACAACAAGCGATCGCAAAAGCGCCGGAAAAATGGCGACCCTTGGTGTTTACCAATGGGTGCTTCGATCTCCTTCATGTCGGTCATATCCGTTACTTACAAGTAGCTAAGTCTTTGGGGCGATCGCTGATTGTCGGATTAAATAGCGATCGGTCCGTGCAAACCATTAAACCAGACCGTCCGGGTTTACCTTCACGGCCTATCATACCAGAAACCCAAAGAGCGGAAATACTGGCTGCACTCAAAGCAGTAGACGGGGTAGTAATTTTTACCGAAACAACTGCCAAAGCAGTAATCGAAGTTCTCAAACCAGAAGTTTACGTTAAAGGAGGAGATTATTCTTACGATAATCTTCCCGAAGCGCCCATCGTGCAAGCCTACGGAGGAAAAATAGAATTAGTCAAAATAGAAATTCCCACATCCACAACTGGTATAATTAAGCGAATTTTGTCAGATACCAATTAACCGTTGACTTGATAGGTAAGAGATGATGAGGGAATAAAATACTAAAAATCGGACAATGCTTGTACCGTTATGATTTGGTTTTAGGGATGTTTTATTCTCATTTACCCCTAAGTGGCGCGAGTCGATCGATCTGCCTTATCCCATTGCCGAACGCGATCGAAAATCTTTTGTGCTAATGGGTAATAGGTAAGAAAAATTACCAATCACCTCCAGACCTCTCGAGCAATCATCAATTAGCAATGAACACTGGTATCGTGCAGTTGCACTCTGAGCGCAACATAGACTATTCTCCCCTAGAACAGCTGTTAATCCAGCAGGATTTTCTAGCAGCCGACCGGATGACCCTGCAATTGCTCTGCCAACTGGCGGGGGAAGCAGCAGTACAAAGAAAGTGGTTGTATTTTACGGAAGTAAACAGCTTTCCCACTACAGATCTACTTTCTATTAATAATTTGTGGGTAAACTACTCCGAAGGCAAGTTTGGATTTTCCGTTCAGCGAGAAATTTGGTTATCTCTAGGCAAAAACTGGGACAAATTCTGGCCCAAAATAGGCTGGAAAAATGGGAATAACTGGACGCGATACCCCCATGAGTTTGTTTGGGATCTTAATGCCCCTAGAGGGCATCTTCCCCTTTCTAATCAGCTAAGAGGGGTGCAAGTAATGGCTTCGTTACTATCTCATCCTGCTTGGTCGAGTAATCCCAGCCAAGGCAATCCAAATTAGCCATTCCCAGGTAACCCACACAAAACTAGCAATCGAGCAAAATAGGGGACAAAAAGCAAAAAAACATTATCTCATCAAAGTTTTTTGCGCCTCCCCTGTTTGTCCTTAGTTTTGCGATGGCGATCGTCCGAAGTCGCCGCGATCGGCAAAAAAAGGGCAAGCGAAAGTGACGGATATCATACATTCGCCGTGTTAAATGGAATTAATCAAAGAAATCTTTCTCTTTCTCCTGTTCGTTAGGAGTGTAGTTGGGGAATTTTAAAGATAGCTCTTGTCTGCGCTAGCAGCTAGATAAATTAAACAATCAGCAAACATAGGGGTAGCGGTTGCATGATCAGCCCTGAAAACAGTCTCTTTTCTCGTTTGAATAGCTTGACACCTCAAGCAAGAGAACAACAACGGCTCTTAGCTTTGGCAGAGTCGGGATTGCAAGAAGCAGAAACAATTACGATTTTTGAGGAAGCAACTCAGACAGCTGCCCACTTTTTGGATGTACCGATTTGCATTTTGGGCATTTTAGAAAAAGACCGGGAATTGTTTAAGTCAGCAGTCGGTTTGTCCAGATTGGGTCTGATGAATCAGCTGGCGGCATCTCGGCAGCTATCGCGACAAGATTCTTTTTCTACCTACGTGGTAGAGAATCTAAAGGTTTTAGCGCTAAGCGATACTACTAGCGATCCGGTTTTTGCCAAAAGCTTGTTAGTTCAGCATTATGGCATCCGGGCTTATTTGGGAGTGCCGTTA harbors:
- a CDS encoding adenylyltransferase/cytidyltransferase family protein is translated as MIDGLYNLSELQQAIAKAPEKWRPLVFTNGCFDLLHVGHIRYLQVAKSLGRSLIVGLNSDRSVQTIKPDRPGLPSRPIIPETQRAEILAALKAVDGVVIFTETTAKAVIEVLKPEVYVKGGDYSYDNLPEAPIVQAYGGKIELVKIEIPTSTTGIIKRILSDTN
- a CDS encoding NADP-dependent isocitrate dehydrogenase: MYEKITPPETGERITFHNGEPIVPDNPIVPFIRGDGTGVDIWPATQKVIDAAVQTAYGGKRQISWFKIYAGDEACEKYGTYQYLPEDTLTAIREYGVAIKGPLTTPVGGGIRSLNVALRQIFDLYACIRPCRYYAGTPSPHKNPEKLDVIVYRENTEDIYLGIEWPQGSEIGKRLIDLLNKELIPATPEHGKKQIPLDAGIGIKPISKTGSQRLIRRAIKHALRLPKHKQMVTLVHKGNIMKYTEGAFRDWGYELVKSEFRAECITERESWILSNKEKNPDISLENNAREIEPGYDALTAQKQAAICQEVENVLNSIWETHGNGKWKDKVMVNDRIADSIFQQIQTRPDEYSILATMNLNGDYLSDAAAAIVGGLGMGPGANIGDECAIFEATHGTAPKHAGLDRINPGSVILSAVMMLEYMGWQEAADLIKKGIGDAIANREVTYDLARLMTPPVEPPLKCSEFADAVIKHF
- a CDS encoding GUN4 domain-containing protein, whose amino-acid sequence is MNTGIVQLHSERNIDYSPLEQLLIQQDFLAADRMTLQLLCQLAGEAAVQRKWLYFTEVNSFPTTDLLSINNLWVNYSEGKFGFSVQREIWLSLGKNWDKFWPKIGWKNGNNWTRYPHEFVWDLNAPRGHLPLSNQLRGVQVMASLLSHPAWSSNPSQGNPN
- a CDS encoding response regulator transcription factor gives rise to the protein MKRILIVDDDKISLTVLSSYLERQGYIVEKTTSAKDALMAFAENTPDLVISDVMMPEMDGFEFCRYLRSTREGQLVPFIFLSALGEIDQRIEGHMMGADDYLIKPFQPRELLAKIEAQLERSRRIHSEIVRLMQNYSSANTGNPIQHSPPPPPLPLTAAEERVFWEVIQGYTNKQISERLFISPRTVQSHLSNILSKLQLENRSQLVRYAFERNYQAPTEQS